A DNA window from Mastomys coucha isolate ucsf_1 unplaced genomic scaffold, UCSF_Mcou_1 pScaffold21, whole genome shotgun sequence contains the following coding sequences:
- the LOC116100850 gene encoding olfactory receptor 510-like, whose protein sequence is MAFLKDGNHTAVTEFILLGLTDDPVLKVILFTIILCIYMVTVSGNLSTILLIRVSSQLHHPMYFFLSHLASVDIGISSSVTPNMLVNFLVKRSSITYTGCGIQLGSAVFFGAIECFLLAAMAYDRFVAICNPLLYSTKMSTQVCIQLLVGSYIGGFLNASSFTLSFVSFLFCGPNRVNHFFCDFTPLVELSCSDNGVLIILDSLSAGSIIVITVFVIAISYSYILITILKMHSTEGRHKAFSTCTSHLTAVTLFYGTVMFIYVMPKSSYSTDQNKVVSVFYMVVVPMLNPLIYSLRNNEIKGALKRQLGKTIFS, encoded by the coding sequence ATGGCTTTCCTAAAGGATGGGAACCACACTGCAGTGACTGAGTTCATTTTATTGGGATTAACAGATGACCCAGTCCTTAAAGTCATCCTCTTCACCATCATCCTGTGCATCTACATGGTGACTGTGTCTGGGAACCTCAGCACCATCCTTCTCATCAGAGTCTCTTCCCAGCTCCATCAccccatgtacttttttctcagccatttggctTCTGTTGACATAGGCATCTCTTCTTCTGTCACACCCAATATGCTTGTCAACTTCCTAGTGAAGAGAAGTAGTATCACCTACACTGGATGTGGCATCCAGCTTGGCTCAGCTGTTTTCTTTGGGGCGATTGAATGCTTCCTTCTGGCTGCCATGGCTTATGATCGTTTTGTGGCAATCTGTAACCCACTGCTTTATTCAACCAAAATGTCCACACAAGTCTGTATCCAGTTGCTTGTAGGTTCTTATATTGGTGGGTTTCTTAATGCTTCTTCCTTTAcactttcctttgtttcttttctcttctgtggaCCAAATAGAGTCAATCACTTTTTCTGTGATTTTACTCCTTTAGTTGAACTCTCCTGTTCTGATAATGGTGTCCTCATAATTCTTGATTCACTTTCTGCTGGCTCTATTATTGTGATCACAGTGTTTGTCATAGCCATTTCCTATTCCTACATCCTCATCACCATCCTGAAGATGCACTCCACTGAGGGTCGACACAAGGCATTCTCGACCTgcacctcccacctcactgcagTCACTTTGTTCTATGGAACTGTTATGTTCATTTATGTTATGCCCAAGTCCAGCTACTCCACAGACCAGAACAAGGTGGTGTCTGTGTTCTATATGGTGGTGGTCCCCATGTTGAACCCCCTCATCTACAGTCTCAGGAATAATGAAATTAAAGGTGCTCTGAAGAGACAGCTTGgcaaaacaatattttcttaa